The Chitinophagaceae bacterium nucleotide sequence CCACCCAAATTTTTGACCAGGATGGATTTGTTTATCTCTACGACCCTGCAAAAGGTGTTTATGTATTTGATTACTATGGATCGTTTAAAACAAAAATTTCTTACCTCGGTCTTACAGATCTTTCTGTTTTTGGAAAAACAGTGATTGGTCTTGAGAACCAGCAGATGCTGGCCTATACAACCGGAACATTAACGGAGAACAAGCTGCAGCTCCCTGCTATAATTACCGAACGGCAGAAAGCAGTGATACGCCCCGGCCATTTATATGTGCTGCAGAACGGATCGATATTACATTTCTCATTTTAGTATTCGCATCTAAAGCGTTAAGCCATTATTTTTGCGTTATGCCTGATTTTTTTAACAGAATGGTTTTCGATAATCCGCTCAGCAGTTATTTGTGGATCATCCTTATTCTTCTTGCAATGTTTTTACTGAAAGGAATTGTGTCAAGATTCCTCTGCGGATTGCTGTACCGTCTTTTTCCTAAAGCAAAAAAGTATGTAAGCCGTGACCAGTTTATTTCACTGGTACTGATACCTATGGAATGGTTTATTGTAACAGTTGTAATTATTCTTTCGGTACACAAATTGAAATTTCCTGCAGTGCTGGATGTTGAACTTTATAAAATCAGCTCAAAAGATTTGGTGGAAGCAATCGGCAAAGCGGTGTTAGTTATTTTCTTTATTCGCCTGTTGCGGCGGTTCATCGATTTTCTGGGTTTGCTGTTTGAAGCCAAAGCAAATCAAACAGCTGATCAAAGTGATAACCAGCTGGTTGTTTTTTTCGTGATTTCTTTAAAGTTGTGGTACTGATTATTGGCATTTTGATGTTCACAAGATTTGTTTTGAATTTCAATATTTCCAATCTTATTACAGGACTCAGCATTATTACGGCAGCAGTAGCTCTTGCCACCAGAGAGAGCCTGGAAAACCTGATCGCTTCTTTTATCATTTTCTTTGATAAACCTTTTACGATGGGCGACCTGGTGAAAGTGGAAAATATCACCGGTAATGTTGAACGGATTGGATTAAGAAGTACAAGAATCAGAACTGATCAGAAAACATTTATCACCGTTCCCAATAAAAAAATGGTGGACAGTATTCTTGATAATCTTTCACTCCGTTCTCAACGTAAAGCCGAAATAAGACTGGAGCTGAGTGTGCAGACACAGGCTAATCAGCTTTTGCAGTTAACAGATAAAGCAGGGAAATTGCTGGAGCAAAATGAAATCATTCAGCAGGGAAATGTGTTTGTTACAGAAATCGGTTTGAAATCAATTACAGTGCAGGTAGATTATTTCACTGCTGTTATTGAGTTCAACAGTTTCCAGGAAATTAAACAAACCATCAATCTTGAGTTGCTGAATATTCTGAAGACTCTTGAAATTGAGCTGGCAGGAAAGGGATTGAATGATTAGTTAGTTATTTCACTTTCGCAAAAACCTCAGCCAGTTCCTGGTCATACACACCATACTTTCCATATTCTTCCACACGGCCAATTTCTTTACCGTTCTTCATCACCAGAATAGTTGGCGCTTTGGTAACACCTAAGGCTGCACTTAATGAGCCGAGTGTTTGTTTACTCCGGTCTACACCAATAATGGTTAAATGATCAGCTGCAAATTTTACCAGGTCTAGCATTTTCAGCAACTGCGGTAATACTATATGTGAATCTTCGCACCATGTACCAATGAAAACGATTAACTGAATACTGTCTTTAACAGGAGTAAGATTGGCTACACATACTGCATTGGGTTTGTACCAGCTGATATCATTCTTCATCCACGCAAAAGCTGTATCATTTTGTAACTGTTCACGGCTTAAAATTCCCTTCACCGTTTTTAATCCATTTTTTGGATCTTTTGAGACTTCGTATTGAACCTGTGCAAAGGATAGTTGTGTTGCAAGAAATGCAATCACAAGGGTACTTAAGTATTTCATATATATTTTTTTAGCCCTCCCTTTCAGGGGAGGGTTGGGTGGGGTTATAGATCTGCTTTTAAACTTAATAAAAATGATTTAATCTGCTGCAAACTCTGCACCAGCTCAAACCTAACTTCCGCTTCGTCTTTATGTTTCTTCAGGTAATCTTTTGCTGCTTCAATGGTATATTTCTTAAAGCGGAGCAGGAAATAGATCAGGTGCAGTTTTTTTAAATCGGCTACTGTATAAAACCGGTCACCTTTTTTATTCTTTCTTGGTTTGATAACGGTAAACTCTGTTTCCCAGTAACGGAGTGAAGATGGATTTAAGTTGAATAATTCACCCACTTCACCAATACTGTAATATAATTTCTTGTTTAATATTTCATCACTTGGCAGTTCCATCATATCTGCCTCATTCCCCATTTCCTTTAAACTCTTTCTTCCTCTTTTCTGTTTGGGTTTGGGAGGTCTGTTCAAAGGCTTACGTCCACGCTTTGCAGGTGCAGGCTTGGTTGGTTCATCAAACACAAATGATATCTGAGAAGGTGTTGCCAGAATTGTAAGTTTTAGCAAAAATAAGTTATTCGTCAATAGACAGCAGCTCTTAGTCTGTTGCTGATAGTGTTTGTGGATAAAGACAGAAACTGTATTGACTAATAACTACCGGCTCATTACTATCGGCTGTCTTTTTCATCAATCAAAACTCTGGTTGCCTGTTGCAGCAATTTTCAACATACGGTCAAACTGCTCAGGTGTAAGATCATTATAAAAGAAATAGATCGGATCAATGGCATTGCCATTTTTATGTACTTCATAATGCAGATGAGGTCCTGTACTTTTTCCTGTACTTCCCACCCAGCCAATCACTTCACCTCTGCGTACTTTTTGCCCTGATTTTGCTTTCACTCTCACCATGTGTCCGTATAATGTTTCATAGTTGTAGCCATGATTAATCACCACATGATTGCCATAACCGTTGCCTGTATTCCCAGACGTTTCAACCACACCATCAGCTGTTGCATAAATAGGCGTTCCCTGTGGTGCAGCAAAATCAAGACCTGCATGCATCTTGGTTGTTTTATATACAGGATCAATCCTGTAACCAAAACCGGAGGCCATACGGGAAAGATCTTTATTGCTCACAGGTTGAATAGCAGGTGTTGCACTCAGCAATGCTTCTTTGTTTTTTCACCATTGTTTCAATAGCAGAAAACGAAGTTGTTTGCGCATATAACCTGTTGCGTAATGTATTGATCTGTGAAATGATGGTTGTATTCAGTTCATCTTCTGTTAAACTGGCAATGAGTTTTTCCTCTGCCTGTTTCTCAATCATCTTAGCTCTTGCACTGTCGGGTATTGGACTTGCTTCAAAAATAGAACGGTACACCTGGTTATCTCTCTTCTCAATTTCATGCAGTTCACGGTTCATTCTTGTGAGCTCTTCACTGAGAATTGAATAGTTATCTTTTAAACGCTCATTCTGGTTCAGTAATTTTTTTTCGTTGGCAGAAGGGAAGTAACGGTACGATACCTGCATGAACAGAAAACCGGCAACAGACACAGCGGCAAGAAAACTGAAAATCCGCAGCAGTTTTACACGCAGCGGAGTCACCAGTTTTTCATACCGGAGGGTATTGGTATTATAGAAATACTTGATTTTCTTCATATGAACAATCCGGTGTGCATAGGTTTGGCTTACCTTTGACCCCCATTACAGGGTATTCACAAAGATAGGTGGAACACCCTTCAAAAATCAATCCAAATACAGGTTGAATATGATGACAGCAGTAGAAATACGGAAGAAATACTTAGACTTTTTTGCCTCGAAAAAACACCAGATCGTTGCTTCTGCACCGATAGTGGTAAAAAACGATCCTACCTTATTGTTTACCAATGCGGGGATGAACCAGTTCAAAGATTATTTCCTCGGTAACCGTAAACCCGAATATACCCGTGTAGCAGATACGCAAAAATGTTTACGTGTTAGCGGCAAGCATAACGACCTGGAAGAAGTAGGTGTAGATACCTATCACCATACCATGTTTGAAATGCTGGGTAACTGGAGCTTTGGTGATTATTTTAAAAAAGAAGCCATTGCCTGGAGCTGGGAACTGCTGGCTGATGTATATGGAATTCCGAAAGATCGCTTGTACGTAACCGTGTTTGAAGGTGACGGAAAAGAGAATTTACCGAAAGCCGAAGAAGCATGGAATGAGTGGAAAAGATGGATCGCAGAAGACAGGATTTTCTTAGGTAATAAAAAAGATAATTTCTGGGAGATGGGCGATACCGGGCCATGCGGACCCTGCACTGAAATTCATGTGGATTGCAGAACCGATGAAGAAAGAAAAACGGTTGATGGAAAAACACTGGTGAATAATGATCATCCGCAGGTGATTGAAATCTGGAACAATGTATTCATGCAGTTTAAC carries:
- a CDS encoding mechanosensitive ion channel; translation: MVLIIGILMFTRFVLNFNISNLITGLSIITAAVALATRESLENLIASFIIFFDKPFTMGDLVKVENITGNVERIGLRSTRIRTDQKTFITVPNKKMVDSILDNLSLRSQRKAEIRLELSVQTQANQLLQLTDKAGKLLEQNEIIQQGNVFVTEIGLKSITVQVDYFTAVIEFNSFQEIKQTINLELLNILKTLEIELAGKGLND
- a CDS encoding thioredoxin family protein, with amino-acid sequence MKYLSTLVIAFLATQLSFAQVQYEVSKDPKNGLKTVKGILSREQLQNDTAFAWMKNDISWYKPNAVCVANLTPVKDSIQLIVFIGTWCEDSHIVLPQLLKMLDLVKFAADHLTIIGVDRSKQTLGSLSAALGVTKAPTILVMKNGKEIGRVEEYGKYGVYDQELAEVFAKVK
- a CDS encoding MerR family transcriptional regulator, which gives rise to MELPSDEILNKKLYYSIGEVGELFNLNPSSLRYWETEFTVIKPRKNKKGDRFYTVADLKKLHLIYFLLRFKKYTIEAAKDYLKKHKDEAEVRFELVQSLQQIKSFLLSLKADL